Proteins from a single region of Equus quagga isolate Etosha38 chromosome 18, UCLA_HA_Equagga_1.0, whole genome shotgun sequence:
- the PIFO gene encoding protein pitchfork encodes MGLGGTGLFKEKKARAFSLHLLRSQIWSSASWIGSFGKICAVDSFWGVCPALGPAVSLSQETATIIETIAVVTTCCVCTVSPPLAWLIDWGRRSPDFEAFGTAVSLPQQRIPGGPVSKALLPTPSPPQALQPRVQQTLYPYPGCRPGGAPALCFNKAETLVDNSFGTCQQRKLFPHFHPPNFLGNKFLPLRGAPHRGPGSYMADMHGLAYNLSKIPTSRKGYTFGARTAVRFKPINKDMTPYPGMYQTVTPREQKHKQNFAPFNTLLPRFRTCSKDTYDPGPGAYNPETKPPKKITWPMKFGSPDWAQVPCLQKRTLKAELSTDKDFRKHRNRVAYLSLFYS; translated from the exons ATGGGGCTTGGGGGCACAGGCTTGTTCAAGGAGAAGAAGGCCAGGGCATTCTCTTTACATCTACTGAGGTCTCAGATCTGGTCCAGCGCCTCTTGGATTGGCAGCTTTGGGAAGATCTGTGCAGTGGACTCCTTTTGGGGTGTCTGTCCAGCCCTTGGGCCAGCAGTATCCCTTTCTCAGGAGACCGCCACCATCATTGAAACCATAGCGGTGGTCACCACCTGCTGTGTTTGTACTGTGTCTCCTCCCCTGGCTTGGCTGATTGACTGGGGTCGACG CAGCCCGGATTTCGAGGCATTCGGCACCGCAGTGTCCCTGCCTCAGCAGCGCATCCCCGGTGGCCCAGTCTCCAAAGCCCTTCTGCCCACCCCTTCACCCCCGCAGGCCCTACAGCCGCGGGTCCAGCAAACCCTCTACCCCTACCCCGGCTGCAGG CCTGGCGGCGCACCGGCGCTGTGCTTCAACAAAGCAG AGACGCTGGTTGACAACTCCTTTGGAACGTGTCAACAGAGGAAGCTCTTTCCCCACTTCCATCCCCCAAACTTTTTGGGGAACAAGTTTCTCCCTCTTAGGGGAGCACCCCACAGAGGGCCTGGAAGCTACATGGCAGAT ATGCATGGCTTGGCATACAACCTCTCTAAGATCCCGACCAGTAGAAAAGGATATACTTTTGGAGCTAGAACAGCCGTAAGGTTTAAGCCAATTAATAAG GATATGACGCCTTACCCAGGCATGTACCAGACAGTAACTCCTCGGgagcaaaaacacaaacaaaattttGCTCCATTTAATACCTTGTTGCCTCGCTTTAGGACATGCTCAAAGGACACTTATGATCCTGG cccTGGCGCTTACAACCCAGAAACTAAGCCACCCAAAAAAATCACCTGGCCAATGAAATTTGGATCTCCAGACTGGGCTCAGGTTCCATGTCTACAGAAAAGAACTCTAAAAGCTGAG